The DNA sequence TCCGCGTCGCCTCACCGAATCAGTACGTCCAGAAAAACAAGAAGAAGCCGATGCTGATCGCCGCCTCCGTCCTGGCCGGCATCTGTCTCATCGCCGGCATCGGCTACTGGCTGCTGTCTTGAATAATGAGCGGAATGGCGCTAGCCACCGGTAATTGAAACAGCTTCCGGATGTCTATCGCAATCACGACTTCAAAATGAATGGGGTGGGCCCGAATAAAATTCGGGCCGAGCGCAGCGAGCAGGAAATCGCAGCTCACTCTCGCAAATGTTTCTGACAAGACCGATTCAAAAAAGAAATTAAAATCGGTTCATCCATATTCGCCCTAACACCGGCGGCTAGCGCCTTGCCGCTCAGTCTAAAGAATGCTACTTCTGATTCTCTTCCTGCAGTGCCCCCTCAATATACTCCGCCACCTGTTTGCCCAGCAGGTCATAGCCTTTGCCGTTGAAGTGCACGTCTTTCGGATTCTGTACTTCTGACAGATGTGGCGTGATGAAGGTAAACAGATCGTCGATCTCTACACCGTTCCGCTCCATCACCTTCGCAGCGATCGCATTCTTTTCTTCCAGCTTCGCCTTCATTTCCGGTCCCTCTTTCCAGTCAGCCGGGATCGGCGTACTGCTGGCCCAGACCACTTTCGCCCCGGTCTGCTTCAGTCGTTTCACAATCTCTTCCAGGCGTTTCTCATAGTCTTCCGCTTTGGTCCGTCGATCGTGAATGCCAAAGTTGAAATGGATCAGGTCCCAGTTACCGTCACCCAGCCAGACATCGAGTTTCTTCAGGCCTGTCGCCGTCGGTCCGCAGTTCGCCGGAGCACGATGCACGTTCACTTTCCCTTTTAAGGCGTTCCGGGCCGCCTGTGTGTAGCCCCGTGAAACCGAATCCCCAACCAGCAGCACGCGAGGCAATGTGGGATCGTCGGCGACATAATCCCAGGCCGTCTTCTGACCGGCGACTTTCTGTTTCTTATAGATCGGGAGATAAAAACCGCCCAGGTTTTCTTCAAGCACGGTTTCCCACGCCTGCTGTTTCGCGGGCAGCGTCGCTTTCCAGGCCGCGAACTTTTTGTTGATCTCCGCTTCCTGTTTCGCTTTTTTAGCAGCGGCTTCGTCAGCGTTGGTCGGTTCGGTTTTCTTGTCATTCGCCTGCAGCGAGGCTACGATGAAACTCAAACAACACAGAATCAACAGTGTGGAACGCAGACAACGGATTGATTTCAACATCGATATTCTTCCCGGTAACTGAAAACGAATGAATTTGGACCTCGTCTTCAGGATACCGCAGGCGCATGCCGGAAACAATCTCGCCTCAACCGCCCGAGTCACGTTCAGGCTGTTTTTATCATTCACATTTAGATACCAGGGACCTCCCATGTCTGACTCATTCCGCTCGCAACTCAAACAGGGGAAACTGCTGATTGCCCCCATGGTCACCTTTTCCTGCCCGGAAGCCGCCGAGATCCTGGCCGACGTCGGCTATGACTGGCTGTTCCTCGATGCCGAACACAGCACTTACGCCCCCTCCGATCTGCAGGCCATCGTGGGGCGGGTGAGTCACAAGATCCACAGTCTGGTCCGGCTGCACGCCCCCGAAGAAGTCTCCATCAAGAAAGCCCTCGATCTGGGTGCCGCCGGAATTATCGCCCCGCAGGTCAATACCGTGGAACAGGCCGAACAGATCATTTCCTGGTCCCGCTACTCACCTGAAGGAACCCGGGGTGTCGGCCTGGGCCGCGCCCACGGCTACGGCTTTGCCTTCGAAGACTACCTGGCCAAAGCGAATGAGGAAACCACCGTCGTCGTTCAGGCTGAGCACATCGATGCGGTCAATGCCATTGAACAGATCGTCGCCGTCCCCGGCGTCGACGCAGTGCTGATCGGCCCGTACGATCTCTCTGCCAGCATGAAACGCATCGGCGAGATCGATCATCCCGAAGTGACCGGCGCCATCGACCATGTGACCGAGGTCTGTCAGAAAAACAACATGCCCCTGGGCATCTTCGGCGTCACCGTGGACGCAGTCAAACCGTACATCGACAAAGGCTTCACCCTGATCACCGTCGGCGTCGACACCATCATGCTGGGCCACGCCGCCCGCAAAATGCTGGGACAGGTTAAGGGATGAAAAAGACTTTCCTGACATCCTTGTAAACGTTGTATTACGATTCTCTGGATCAGTTTGGGATAGAATCATTGAGAAGGGATTTTGTCATTTTCAACTTTCGTAGGCTGATCCCGCTCTAAAAGATCATGAGTTTTGAGTAACACATGGCTCCAGAAACCGCAGGTGATGGGCGGCGTGGGTTGTGTAAACAGTTTCCAGCGTTTCGCGATCCAGGCGGCCGAAGCCGGGGTGCCAGTGGTAAGGTCCCTCGTGGGCTTTGAAGCGGGTCACGCTCTGGGCAAAGTGTTCCGCTTCCGCGGCGTCTGCCAGGTCCGCTGCCGGAACGAAGATCGGAGTCGTCGGAATTCCCTGGGGAGAATCTCCCTTGAGCAGACGCGGCAGGAACAGCCGACGCATCACCGGCCAGAGAGGGGCATAGATCAGCATCCACTTTGGGTATCCATCGAGTGCGGGATCCTGCACCAGCGATAAATGGCGGCAGATCTGGGCCAGATTCCACTTGCCCCGCTGGGTGTAGCCGGTCCGTAACAGCGACTCCACTTCCGCAACCGCGTCCTCCAGCCGTTCGAACTTCAGCTCCCGCAAATCCTCAATCATCTCACCGGTTTCCTCGATTTCCTCTCCCAATTCCCCCTGCTTCGCGACAGCAGACAGTTCCTGTCATAAACTTTTCTGTCAATTTCCGAAACCGGTACACCGAGTAATATTGCTTTTTTTGGCTGAGAGAGGACAAAGTATGCATTTCCACTGATTGATGAACTGTGGAAAGATTCAGAGGGATCAATGCTCCGGCCGTGGGTATAATCAAAGAGACAGCCTCGCCCTGGATTTCTCGGCCAGTCTGATCCCACTTCTCGATAAGGAACACTTGATTGACAAACGCGTTTCTGCCTCGCTTACTGGTCTGCTTCGGGTTGTTGCTACCGGTCCCCGTTTTTGCCCAGGAAGCTGCCCCTGGCCCTGCTGCAGCAAAAAGTCCTCTGAAGTCAACCCTGGTTGAAGAGGCCAAGCCGGAACTGAAGCGTCCTGCCAGTCCGGGTGAAGCGACTGAGGTGCAGGCCCTGATTTATGTGATTGATATTGATGAAATCAACTCCGCCGACCAGAGCTTTGCCGCCAGCGTGTATTATGAAGCCCGCTGGAACAGTCCCCTGCTCCAGCACGCGGGGCCCGGACCACTGCACGTCGATCTGGCCGACATCTGGAATCCCCGCCTGACCATCATCGGTCAACAGAATTCCTGGAAGTCGTATCCCGAGACGGCGGAAATCCTGCCGGACGGGACCGTCATTTATCGACAGAAAGTCTGGGGCCATTTTTCGCAGCCACTGAATCTCCACGACTTTCCGTTTGACCGACAGGAACTCTCGATCCAACTGGTAGCCCCGGGCTTTTCGGAGAAACAGGTGAGCATGACGCCCTGGGTTGGCGAACTGGGGAGAACTTCCAACCTGGCTCCGCATTTTTCCTTACCCGACTTTGATATTCTCTCCTTCGAGGCAAAGTCAGCACCGTACTATCCGGACCAGGGCCCCATTGGCGTCGCTGGTTACGAAATGAAAATCCAGGTTGCCCGACAGCCCGAATATTACATTTTAAAGGTCATCTTGCCCTTATGCCTGATCGTGATCATGTCCTGGCTGCCCCGCTGGTTGAACCCGGAACAGTCAGGAACCAACATCGGGATCTCCACATCCGCGTTCCTGACTCTGGTTGCCTACCTGTTTGCGATCACGGTTCTGCTGCCACGGATTTCCTACATCACGCGCATCGACCGCTTCATCATGCTGTCGACCCTCACGGTGTTTTCAGGATTGATCCAGACGGTGACAAACACCTACCTGCTCAAGGGTGAAAGTATTCAGAATAAACGTCTGGTGGCACAGCTCGATTTCTGGTCGCGGATCCTGTACCCGCTCATCCTGGTCGCAGTCATCGTGATCTCATTTGTACTATGAATGTCTGACATGTTAAAACATGTCAAGCAATCGGCGTGATTAAAACGCTAGTCGCATCCTCAAAACTCAAGCAGATAAAGTCCCATGTTCACGACCCGCGATGCCACTCTGGATGACCTGCCTGCGATTGTCGACATCTATAACCAGTCGATTCCCGCCGGTACTGCGACGGCAGATACCCGGCCGATTACCGTTGAAAGCCGCCGACCGTGGTTTGCCCAGTTCTCTCCGGAAAAGCGACCCATCTGGGTGGCAGAAGACGAAGCGGGACAGATCGCCGGCTGCATCTACGTGACTTCGTTTTACGCGGGGCGACCGGCGTATGACAAGACGGCGGAAGTCAGTCTCTACCTGTCGAACTCCCACCAGAAACAGGGACTGGGCACGTTTCTGCTCCAGAAAATGATCGATGCCTGCCCTTCTCTGGGCATCACAACCCTGGTCGGCATGCACTTCGATCACAACGAAGCCACGAAACATCTGAATGAAAAGTTCGGCTTCGAAGTCTGCGGACACCTGCCCGAAATCGCTGAAGTGCACGGACAGAAACGGGGACTGCTGATCTCCCTGCTGCGAATCCCCGAATGTTCGGAAGACGGAAACACTTAACCCTTATCGGAGGGAGTCGATTCCTGCGGCGCTGGTTCTGAGGAGGGCTCCTTGTCCGTTGCTTCTCCCGACTCTTTCTCAGGGGTCTCCGCGTCGGCTGGTTTCACTGCGTCAGTCACTGTCGGCACCAATGGATAGGCCTTGAATTCTTCAGCCGTCAGTTCCAGCACGCGGCCTGCTGCAGTGAGTGCAAAGCCGCCGTTGTCAGCGATGTCTGCGGTATAGGCCAGCAGGTACTTGTCGTTCTCCTGACCCGAGTCTGTCAGCACGGCATTCCAGATGACGACGACCTTCCCCGCTTCAATCATCTTTTTCAGACTCTCGGGGATCGTAACCACAACTACGGAATCGGGGGGACGATCCCCTCCGCTTTCGGGGGAGGCGGAGGGTTGTCGATGAAGTCCTGCAGATCTTCCAGGCTGGAAGGAGAGCGTTCCCGTTTCTGATGAAATTCGTGATACGCCAGGCCCAGCGGCTGCATTTCACTTTTAAAGGAATGTGCCTGCTCTGCGGGTTTGAAGAGGCGACCGGAATAGATGCCGACTACCAGCAGAATCAGAAACGCGAACACCAGCCCCCTCACGATCAGCGGAGAGCGATAAGGGGGATGCTGCCGGTCTGTCTCCGGCGTGGAGGTTGGCGTCTGTGATTCAATGTGCTCGTTTGAGTCCATCGTGATCTCCGTGGCTCATCTTCAGAAGTCAACCGCTGTCGAAACGCGATACACTGCGGTTTTGCATGGGAACGGAAAAATCAATGTACCCGGAACAGAGTACGAATACAAGAACGCATTCCCAGACCTGCAGCGATCACGTTCTCTGTGACGACTGGTCCTGCCACAGTTTCCAGTAAGCCTGCATACGCTGGGCGAATGCTTTGGGCTGTTCCGCATAGATTCGATCGGCCAGCGCCAGTCCCGCTGACTGTAGTTCTTCCCTTTGTTGACCGATCAGCGTTATGAGTTGATCGATGTCACTGGTCGCGCCGAACCGCTCCGGTTCGCTGGTCAGCTGACTGGTCATCACCGCCAGATCGTGATCGTCGCCGAGGTAATCATTTAACTGATCGAGTTCCTCAAGCTGGGCTGCCATGATCGGCTCCCAGATTTTTTTCAGCAGGCGCAGATGATACATCAGATACTTGCTACGTTTGCGGCACTCGTGAAAGAGTTCATCGTGAGGTTGCACGTACAGTTCCGCCAGAGCCTCAGCACCGCGACGGTAATTCCGCTGTAATCCGCGTTTAAGAATCTTGTCTGCTTTGCCTTTGATCTTCCACTCGTCAATCTGCCGATGTGCGGTCTGCAGATCATCACAGAGCTGCTGCAGTTCCTGATCCAGGTCAATCCACTCTTCCACCAGCTGCTGCTTGCGTTCCTGGAAGCAGCGTTCAAAAGCGGCAAACAGGTCTACGTACGCGGGATCGTCGA is a window from the Gimesia benthica genome containing:
- a CDS encoding SGNH/GDSL hydrolase family protein: MLKSIRCLRSTLLILCCLSFIVASLQANDKKTEPTNADEAAAKKAKQEAEINKKFAAWKATLPAKQQAWETVLEENLGGFYLPIYKKQKVAGQKTAWDYVADDPTLPRVLLVGDSVSRGYTQAARNALKGKVNVHRAPANCGPTATGLKKLDVWLGDGNWDLIHFNFGIHDRRTKAEDYEKRLEEIVKRLKQTGAKVVWASSTPIPADWKEGPEMKAKLEEKNAIAAKVMERNGVEIDDLFTFITPHLSEVQNPKDVHFNGKGYDLLGKQVAEYIEGALQEENQK
- a CDS encoding HpcH/HpaI aldolase family protein, with the translated sequence MSDSFRSQLKQGKLLIAPMVTFSCPEAAEILADVGYDWLFLDAEHSTYAPSDLQAIVGRVSHKIHSLVRLHAPEEVSIKKALDLGAAGIIAPQVNTVEQAEQIISWSRYSPEGTRGVGLGRAHGYGFAFEDYLAKANEETTVVVQAEHIDAVNAIEQIVAVPGVDAVLIGPYDLSASMKRIGEIDHPEVTGAIDHVTEVCQKNNMPLGIFGVTVDAVKPYIDKGFTLITVGVDTIMLGHAARKMLGQVKG
- a CDS encoding DUF1569 domain-containing protein, which codes for MIEDLRELKFERLEDAVAEVESLLRTGYTQRGKWNLAQICRHLSLVQDPALDGYPKWMLIYAPLWPVMRRLFLPRLLKGDSPQGIPTTPIFVPAADLADAAEAEHFAQSVTRFKAHEGPYHWHPGFGRLDRETLETVYTTHAAHHLRFLEPCVTQNS
- a CDS encoding ligand-gated ion channel, which codes for MTNAFLPRLLVCFGLLLPVPVFAQEAAPGPAAAKSPLKSTLVEEAKPELKRPASPGEATEVQALIYVIDIDEINSADQSFAASVYYEARWNSPLLQHAGPGPLHVDLADIWNPRLTIIGQQNSWKSYPETAEILPDGTVIYRQKVWGHFSQPLNLHDFPFDRQELSIQLVAPGFSEKQVSMTPWVGELGRTSNLAPHFSLPDFDILSFEAKSAPYYPDQGPIGVAGYEMKIQVARQPEYYILKVILPLCLIVIMSWLPRWLNPEQSGTNIGISTSAFLTLVAYLFAITVLLPRISYITRIDRFIMLSTLTVFSGLIQTVTNTYLLKGESIQNKRLVAQLDFWSRILYPLILVAVIVISFVL
- a CDS encoding GNAT family N-acetyltransferase, coding for MFTTRDATLDDLPAIVDIYNQSIPAGTATADTRPITVESRRPWFAQFSPEKRPIWVAEDEAGQIAGCIYVTSFYAGRPAYDKTAEVSLYLSNSHQKQGLGTFLLQKMIDACPSLGITTLVGMHFDHNEATKHLNEKFGFEVCGHLPEIAEVHGQKRGLLISLLRIPECSEDGNT
- a CDS encoding CHAD domain-containing protein; the encoded protein is MSYQFEQGESLADGVRRIAGHQVHKAIQELQDSESDRHEAIHEVRKRFKKLRGLIRIVRSGLGDDYSRINVWYRDAGRRLSRVRDAESMLESLAKLKKRFDDPAYVDLFAAFERCFQERKQQLVEEWIDLDQELQQLCDDLQTAHRQIDEWKIKGKADKILKRGLQRNYRRGAEALAELYVQPHDELFHECRKRSKYLMYHLRLLKKIWEPIMAAQLEELDQLNDYLGDDHDLAVMTSQLTSEPERFGATSDIDQLITLIGQQREELQSAGLALADRIYAEQPKAFAQRMQAYWKLWQDQSSQRT